The proteins below come from a single Harpia harpyja isolate bHarHar1 chromosome 2, bHarHar1 primary haplotype, whole genome shotgun sequence genomic window:
- the UCHL1 gene encoding ubiquitin carboxyl-terminal hydrolase isozyme L1, translating into MAWQPMEINPEMLNKVLSRLGVGPGWRFVDVLGFEEEALGAVPAPACALLLLFPLTEQHENFRKQQTEKIKDQEISSKVYFLKQTVSNSCGTIGLIHAVANNKDKLKLDEGSALKKFLDETADLSPEERAKHFANNKAIQEVHNSVAQEGQCRVEDNSVNFHFILFVNVDGHLYELDGRMPFPVNHGTSSDDLLLKDSAKICRQFTEREKGEVRFSAVAFCKSA; encoded by the exons ATGGCCTGGCAACCGATGGAGATCAACCCTGAG ATGCTGAACAAA GTGCTGTCCCGCCTGGGGGTGGGTCCCGGGTGGCGCTTCGTGGACGTGCTGGGCTTCGAGGAGGAGGCGCTGGGTGCCGTGCCGGCCCCGGCCTgcgcgctgctgctgctgttccccctCACCGAGCAG CATGAGAACTTCAGGAAACAACAGACTGAGAAAATAAAGGACCAAGAAATCAGTTCCAAGGTGTATTTCCTGAAGCAGACAGTCAGTAACTCCTGCGGGACAATTGGTCTGATACATGCAGTTGCTAATAATAAAGACAAACTGAAACTTG ATGAGGGGTCTGCCCTGAAGAAGTTTCTTGATGAAACAGCTGATCTGTCTCCTGAAGAGAGAGCTAAGCATTTTGCAAATAATAAG GCTATACAAGAAGTCCATAATTCAGTTGCACAAGAAGGACAATGTCGG GTTGAGGACAACAGTGTGAACTTCCACTTCATCCTGTTTGTCAATGTGGATGGACATCTGTATGAATTGG ATGGGCGTATGCCATTTCCTGTGAACCATGGCACAAGCTCAGATGACTTGCTATTGAAG GATTCTGCTAAGATCTGCAGACAATTTACAGAACGTGAAAAAGGAGAAGTTCGTTTTTCTGCTGTGGCTTTCTGCAAGTCTGCCTGA